From the genome of Hyalangium gracile, one region includes:
- a CDS encoding RNA polymerase sigma factor: MSQGLSAAELEELYDRYAPGMYRRALGMLQREADAWDAVQETFIRIIQNAPAFRREARPMTYIYRVTTNVCLNMLRSRSLRDVSEQDEGPEPEVDALAPSECRDFLLKLSRDLDERSLTVAALYYVDGLSQEEIAQVLGLSRKTIVREVKHITTLAQTIGEPRRLKGALE; this comes from the coding sequence ATGAGCCAGGGGCTGAGCGCCGCGGAGCTCGAGGAGCTCTACGACCGGTACGCCCCTGGCATGTACCGGAGGGCCCTGGGCATGCTCCAGCGGGAAGCGGACGCGTGGGATGCCGTCCAGGAGACGTTCATCCGCATCATCCAGAACGCCCCGGCGTTCCGGCGAGAAGCCCGGCCGATGACCTACATCTACCGGGTGACGACCAACGTCTGCCTCAACATGCTGCGCTCCCGGAGCCTGCGGGACGTCTCCGAGCAGGACGAAGGCCCCGAGCCCGAGGTGGACGCGCTCGCGCCCTCCGAGTGCCGCGACTTCCTGCTCAAGCTCTCGAGGGATCTCGACGAGCGCAGCCTCACCGTGGCGGCCCTCTACTACGTCGACGGGCTCTCCCAGGAGGAGATCGCCCAGGTGCTGGGGCTCTCCCGGAAGACGATCGTCCGAGAGGTGAAGCACATCACCACCCTGGCGCAGACCATCGGCGAGCCGCGCCGGCTGAAGGGAGCCTTGGAATGA
- a CDS encoding caspase family protein — MIGPLLLALLAASPPPDASPRRFAIAVGANQGIGRDTPLRYAERDARSVLSVLGEAGGVRPGDSLLLLGITANELLAELARFGERLRTQARPGDQLFVYVSSHAEADALHLSGTRLPMREVVRFVEQAPVGVALLVVDSCQSGQAARLKGLKPLPDIRMSVEQPQIAGRVIITASAADESAQESDALAGSIFTHHLVAALRGAADLSGDGRITLAEAYAYSYARTIESSLLSHAGVQHPHFRFDLQGQGELVLTSPATASSLLTLAIPEPGDWTVTTPSGEPFLGLVRKGEGVATLALPAGNYLLTTRKERSALTARVQVPPAGRVEVTRDQLVPSRLVSHSLKGSSSERWMLHLGPSFGRPLVPTFGPMVGGITQLQYAWLGDTVNVATAALGLKHGRHEQDALQQNDFELRLGVGRLMSPPDGLQLQLTAELGGFLARQWEPETGNASLGFQPYAGLGSGVWVPLVGPLQLTFLGNAGAAWVRTLSGRNLAWTYGGSVGMGLVR, encoded by the coding sequence ATGATCGGGCCCCTCCTGCTGGCGCTCCTGGCGGCCAGCCCGCCACCCGACGCCTCCCCTCGAAGGTTCGCCATCGCCGTCGGCGCCAACCAGGGGATCGGTCGCGACACGCCGCTGCGGTACGCGGAGCGGGATGCCCGCTCGGTGCTGAGCGTGCTGGGCGAGGCCGGCGGAGTGCGGCCGGGAGACAGCCTGCTCCTGCTCGGGATCACCGCCAACGAGCTCCTCGCCGAGCTCGCGCGCTTTGGCGAGCGCCTCCGGACTCAGGCACGCCCGGGCGACCAGCTCTTCGTCTACGTCTCGAGCCACGCGGAGGCGGACGCGCTGCACCTGTCCGGAACACGCCTGCCCATGCGCGAGGTGGTCCGGTTCGTGGAGCAGGCCCCCGTGGGCGTCGCGCTGCTGGTGGTGGACTCGTGCCAGTCCGGGCAGGCGGCGCGGCTCAAGGGGCTCAAGCCGCTCCCGGACATCCGCATGAGCGTGGAGCAGCCGCAGATCGCTGGCCGCGTCATCATCACCGCGTCCGCCGCGGACGAGTCCGCCCAGGAGTCGGATGCGCTCGCGGGCTCCATCTTCACCCACCACCTGGTCGCGGCGCTTCGCGGGGCGGCGGACCTGTCGGGCGATGGCCGCATCACCCTGGCCGAGGCCTACGCCTACTCCTACGCGCGGACCATCGAGTCCTCGCTCCTGTCTCACGCGGGCGTGCAGCACCCCCACTTCCGCTTCGATCTCCAGGGACAGGGAGAGCTCGTCCTCACCTCCCCCGCCACGGCCTCCTCGCTGCTGACGCTCGCCATCCCCGAGCCGGGAGACTGGACGGTGACCACGCCGTCCGGAGAGCCCTTCCTGGGACTGGTGCGCAAGGGCGAGGGCGTGGCGACGCTGGCCCTGCCCGCGGGCAACTACCTGCTGACGACCCGCAAGGAGCGCAGCGCCCTGACAGCGCGGGTGCAGGTGCCGCCCGCGGGCCGCGTCGAGGTGACGCGGGACCAGCTCGTGCCGAGCCGGCTGGTGTCCCACTCGCTCAAGGGCTCCTCCTCCGAGCGGTGGATGCTGCACCTGGGGCCCTCCTTCGGCCGTCCCCTCGTCCCTACCTTCGGGCCGATGGTGGGAGGCATCACCCAGCTCCAGTACGCCTGGCTGGGTGACACGGTGAATGTGGCCACGGCCGCGCTGGGCCTGAAGCACGGACGGCACGAGCAGGATGCACTCCAGCAGAACGACTTCGAGCTGCGGCTGGGCGTGGGCCGACTGATGAGCCCCCCGGACGGCCTCCAGCTTCAGCTCACCGCGGAGCTGGGAGGCTTCCTCGCCCGGCAGTGGGAGCCGGAAACCGGGAACGCCAGCCTCGGGTTCCAGCCGTATGCCGGGCTCGGCAGCGGCGTGTGGGTGCCACTCGTGGGCCCGCTCCAGTTGACCTTCCTGGGCAATGCCGGCGCCGCCTGGGTCCGGACGCTGTCCGGGAGGAACCTCGCCTGGACCTACGGAGGAAGCGTGGGAATGGGGCTGGTGCGATGA
- a CDS encoding Ig-like domain-containing protein, with translation MTRRRAPLLMGALLLLACEPLRVDPPEPPPPPPSELTITLDTTDAAFCPAGRKVTLSATVTGATPDEVSLYADTLPVKTLSAPYSYTLNCDTYQEGRFSFWMKATLGDQSFVSLSRTVTVDRTPPQINNLNPQTRFPSMNEPLEFVFSEAMDPKSLQGAPIRVLDENGTPVPSQVSLSQDGLHLRLIPNAPLALPKTLTPELPPLMLTDRAGNPLPANAWIPQSVTYWPFTRAGAALSGEMIEEADFALDHWKTRRVLTWTETHAWRDQPRLVVARWTEAGWKELPTPRQEDEDSKAPFSPRVAMDRTGRIVLAWAEGAPDAFVYVKRYDGTSWQSLGTPSSVKGGEVSGLVMTLESDGDPVLAWADQNDTINVARWEHTGWNTLGGPFEANPGPGTPARFPAIAAEADQVMVAWSEIPIGQDQPHVIVWEYLNHGWAPVGIPLLVDATSGCSATGIALVLKNSLPLVAWTEEPEKSLRSAIYFSRMEPSIGWTPPEAVLKPTEGYSASAPRLVLGTDEAPWVAWQRQDGPSISEHILYRKRSESGWGPEQVAIGGGLVNFQLDAQDIPWVAVRRRVPPEGLMLTRPQ, from the coding sequence ATGACCCGCCGCCGCGCCCCGCTCCTCATGGGAGCCCTGTTGTTGCTCGCGTGCGAGCCGCTTCGGGTGGATCCCCCTGAGCCGCCCCCGCCGCCGCCTTCTGAACTCACCATCACTCTGGACACGACCGATGCGGCCTTCTGCCCGGCGGGTCGGAAAGTGACGCTCTCCGCCACCGTGACGGGAGCGACACCGGACGAGGTCTCCCTCTACGCAGACACGCTCCCGGTCAAGACGCTCTCGGCGCCATACAGCTACACCCTGAACTGCGACACCTACCAGGAAGGGAGGTTCTCCTTCTGGATGAAGGCCACCCTCGGCGACCAGTCCTTCGTGAGCCTCTCCAGAACCGTGACCGTGGACCGGACTCCCCCACAGATCAACAACCTGAATCCACAGACGCGCTTCCCTTCCATGAACGAGCCGCTGGAGTTCGTCTTCTCGGAGGCCATGGATCCGAAGTCGCTCCAGGGCGCCCCCATCCGAGTGCTCGACGAGAACGGCACACCGGTCCCCAGCCAGGTGAGCCTGTCGCAGGACGGACTCCACCTCCGGCTCATCCCGAACGCACCACTGGCGCTCCCGAAGACCCTGACGCCCGAGCTGCCCCCCTTGATGCTCACCGATCGGGCCGGCAATCCGCTCCCCGCCAACGCCTGGATCCCGCAGAGCGTCACCTACTGGCCCTTCACTCGCGCGGGCGCTGCCCTCAGCGGGGAGATGATTGAAGAGGCGGACTTCGCCCTCGACCACTGGAAGACCCGTCGTGTCCTGACCTGGACCGAGACCCACGCGTGGAGGGATCAGCCGCGGCTCGTGGTCGCGCGTTGGACGGAGGCGGGCTGGAAGGAGCTTCCAACGCCGCGGCAGGAGGACGAGGACAGCAAAGCCCCTTTCTCGCCCAGGGTCGCCATGGACAGGACCGGCCGGATCGTCCTCGCCTGGGCTGAAGGGGCGCCGGACGCTTTCGTCTACGTGAAGCGCTACGACGGAACGAGCTGGCAATCCCTGGGCACTCCGAGTTCCGTGAAGGGAGGAGAAGTGTCGGGGCTCGTCATGACGCTCGAGTCCGACGGAGATCCGGTCCTCGCCTGGGCGGACCAGAACGATACCATCAACGTGGCTCGCTGGGAGCACACCGGCTGGAACACCTTGGGAGGGCCGTTCGAGGCCAACCCGGGGCCAGGCACCCCCGCGCGGTTCCCGGCGATCGCCGCTGAAGCCGACCAGGTGATGGTGGCCTGGTCCGAGATTCCGATCGGGCAGGACCAGCCGCATGTCATTGTCTGGGAATACCTGAACCACGGCTGGGCCCCGGTGGGAATCCCGCTCCTGGTAGACGCTACGTCGGGTTGCTCCGCGACGGGGATTGCTCTCGTGCTGAAGAACAGCCTGCCCCTCGTGGCCTGGACCGAGGAGCCAGAGAAGTCCCTGCGCTCCGCCATCTACTTCTCGCGCATGGAACCCAGCATCGGATGGACCCCGCCGGAGGCTGTGCTGAAACCGACGGAGGGCTATTCCGCGAGCGCACCCAGGCTCGTGCTGGGCACGGATGAAGCTCCCTGGGTCGCCTGGCAGCGCCAGGACGGGCCGTCCATCTCCGAGCACATCCTCTATCGAAAGAGAAGCGAGAGCGGCTGGGGACCCGAGCAGGTCGCCATCGGAGGCGGCCTCGTCAACTTCCAGTTGGACGCGCAGGACATCCCCTGGGTCGCCGTGAGGAGGCGCGTGCCTCCAGAGGGATTGATGCTGACGCGCCCACAGTGA
- a CDS encoding carbamoyltransferase family protein: MKELVVGIGNSVHDGAIALCTNEGVFAEAFERHMQVKRALGCNGLFSSWRPLRAALNRVGISPASLQRASIRTTWNYNDEDFAAMRRPIAHEGSDDGYLAMITSTSAWDSAIAVQLGWLLRGEFPHVHPSLGEVLPSGPGSLLRFAVPRTAPVEIDRSSVPHHLAHAAHAVYTSPFDRCVALVIDGADERTSIDVFSFADDTFRPISSTGSEHSLGHLYGVVTQQCGFQYWEGEEWKVMGMAAHGERVPELYRFFHDRTHVDGLQVKLSLGMSWLDELLALLRPGSGKTGVLQAANLARSFQDYFADTVVALVKNVHALGISDNLAYAGGCALNSAANGRIVRETGFRRLHVPSAPADDGNALGAALYERHSVRRIPRTPTIASPYLGSTIDLEELERALSFATFDAVRIDDEQELCDRTAAALARGEIVGWVQGRAEFGPRALGNRSILADPRRGDMRDIINERVKFREQYRPLAPAILHEHGERFFQGYEESPYMERALPFRDEVKALVPAVVHLDGTGRLQSVTRERNALFHGLLSAFERQTGIPMLVNTSYNVMGKPISHSANDVLTVFATTGLHLLVVGPWMIRKRS, from the coding sequence ATGAAGGAGCTCGTGGTCGGCATCGGCAACAGCGTGCACGACGGCGCCATCGCGCTCTGCACGAACGAGGGGGTGTTCGCCGAAGCCTTCGAGCGGCACATGCAGGTGAAGCGAGCGCTCGGCTGCAATGGCCTGTTCTCGTCGTGGCGACCGCTCCGAGCGGCCTTGAACCGCGTCGGCATCAGCCCCGCCTCCCTTCAGCGCGCCTCGATCCGGACCACCTGGAACTACAACGACGAGGACTTCGCCGCCATGCGTCGCCCGATAGCGCATGAGGGCTCCGACGATGGCTACCTGGCGATGATCACCAGCACCTCCGCCTGGGACTCCGCGATCGCGGTGCAGCTCGGCTGGCTCCTGCGGGGCGAGTTCCCTCATGTCCACCCGTCACTCGGGGAGGTGCTGCCCTCCGGACCAGGCTCGCTGCTGCGCTTCGCCGTGCCTCGCACCGCGCCGGTCGAGATCGACCGGAGCTCCGTGCCGCATCACCTGGCGCACGCCGCCCACGCGGTCTACACCTCGCCGTTCGACCGCTGCGTGGCGCTCGTCATCGACGGCGCGGACGAGCGCACGAGCATCGACGTGTTCTCGTTCGCCGACGACACCTTCCGGCCCATCTCGTCGACGGGCTCCGAGCACAGCCTCGGCCACCTCTACGGCGTCGTCACCCAGCAGTGTGGCTTCCAGTACTGGGAAGGCGAGGAGTGGAAGGTGATGGGCATGGCGGCGCACGGAGAGCGTGTGCCGGAGCTGTACCGGTTCTTCCATGATCGCACCCACGTGGACGGGCTCCAGGTGAAGCTCTCCCTGGGCATGTCGTGGCTCGACGAGCTGCTCGCGCTGCTTCGTCCCGGGAGCGGCAAGACGGGCGTGCTCCAGGCGGCGAACCTGGCGCGCTCGTTCCAGGACTACTTCGCCGACACCGTCGTGGCGCTCGTGAAGAACGTGCATGCCCTGGGGATCTCCGACAACCTGGCCTACGCTGGCGGCTGCGCCCTCAACTCGGCGGCGAACGGACGCATCGTGCGCGAGACGGGGTTCCGCCGGCTCCACGTGCCCAGCGCCCCGGCCGACGACGGCAACGCGCTCGGCGCCGCGCTGTACGAGCGCCATTCGGTGCGGCGCATCCCTCGGACGCCGACGATTGCCTCACCCTACCTGGGCAGCACGATCGATCTCGAGGAGCTGGAGCGCGCGCTGTCGTTCGCGACGTTCGACGCCGTCCGCATCGACGACGAGCAGGAGCTGTGCGACCGCACGGCCGCCGCCCTCGCGCGAGGCGAGATCGTCGGCTGGGTGCAGGGGCGTGCCGAGTTCGGGCCGCGTGCCCTCGGGAACCGATCGATCCTGGCCGACCCCCGGCGCGGCGACATGCGCGACATCATCAACGAGCGGGTGAAGTTCCGCGAGCAGTACCGTCCGCTCGCGCCGGCGATCCTGCACGAGCACGGCGAGCGGTTCTTCCAGGGCTACGAGGAGAGCCCGTACATGGAGCGGGCGCTCCCCTTCCGCGACGAGGTGAAGGCGCTGGTCCCCGCGGTGGTGCACCTGGACGGCACCGGGCGGCTGCAGTCCGTCACGAGGGAGCGCAACGCCCTCTTCCACGGGCTGCTCAGCGCGTTCGAGCGCCAGACGGGCATTCCGATGCTCGTCAACACCTCCTACAACGTCATGGGCAAGCCGATCTCCCACAGCGCGAACGATGTGTTGACGGTCTTCGCCACGACGGGCCTCCACCTCCTCGTCGTGGGGCCTTGGATGATCCGCAAGCGCTCCTGA
- a CDS encoding Kelch repeat-containing protein, whose amino-acid sequence MKRAGIQLVLTLAAALFAGCGATSGDTGTARFAVSVPQSLSSTIARVAVASGGPDIPSVWVDLAATNGVWGGTIGNIPAGTDRAFAARAYDASGTLIFLGSASGVSIFANQTTLVAITLQQINPPPPFENEAPIIDFVTASPSTVAAGGTVSLHASAHDPNPDDTLGYAWSATAGTFSSTSGRFTSWTAPASTGIQTLTLTVTDSRGLASSALLVVNVLPESEGEAELSISFNSTPEVTLLVASPTQLVVGQPTSVSVTASDSDGDGLSYSWSASCAGTWSNASSSIAQFTPSLAPAEACNNCRLSISVSDGHGGHNTGTVALCVSNTPPVQHLAPVILRTYRSSDTANPGDVLTYEMAASDPQGSALTFSWETTAGTLGTPTGDSTHSRITWRAPSCAIAGTPPVVTVTVTNLFGLTATRGFEVMGLPACSFTGWTTTGPMVSGRWLHTATLLPNGRVLAAGGMGFNLLGTAELYDPATDTWSATGSLNSSRESHTATLLPDGRVLVAGGSGGNFLASAEVYDPATSIWSMTGAMASPHYMHTATLLPDGRVLVVGGSSGTGDLATAELYDPSSGTWSMTGAMAQQRSVHTETLLLDGKVLVTGGRNGTGDLATAELYDPSSGTWSTTGAMSEPRAYHRATRLPDGRVLITGGVSDDALMTAEVYDPAFGTWSAAGLMTQRRLAHTATLLPDGKVLIAGGSNSTIGLATAEVYDPVAGTWSSTDTMASARAWHTATLLPNGKVLAAGVGIGETTTAELYTP is encoded by the coding sequence ATGAAAAGAGCAGGCATTCAGCTGGTGCTGACGCTCGCGGCGGCGCTGTTCGCGGGTTGTGGAGCCACGTCCGGGGACACGGGGACGGCGCGGTTCGCCGTATCGGTGCCACAATCTCTCTCATCCACCATCGCCCGCGTCGCGGTCGCCTCGGGTGGACCGGACATTCCTTCCGTGTGGGTTGACCTCGCTGCCACGAATGGCGTGTGGGGCGGCACCATCGGCAACATCCCCGCCGGCACCGACCGAGCTTTCGCCGCTCGGGCCTATGACGCTTCCGGCACCCTGATCTTCTTGGGCTCCGCCTCCGGCGTCTCCATCTTCGCCAACCAGACGACCCTCGTCGCCATCACCCTCCAGCAAATCAACCCACCTCCGCCCTTCGAGAACGAAGCGCCAATCATCGACTTCGTCACAGCCTCCCCCAGCACCGTGGCGGCCGGTGGCACCGTCTCCCTCCACGCCTCCGCGCATGACCCGAACCCCGATGACACGCTTGGCTACGCGTGGAGCGCCACCGCGGGCACCTTCTCCTCGACCTCCGGGCGCTTCACCTCGTGGACGGCGCCGGCCTCCACCGGGATTCAAACGCTGACACTCACGGTGACGGATTCACGTGGCCTGGCCTCCAGCGCCCTGCTGGTCGTCAATGTTCTGCCCGAGAGCGAGGGTGAGGCCGAGCTGTCCATCTCCTTCAACAGCACCCCTGAAGTGACCTTGCTCGTGGCCTCGCCCACGCAGCTCGTCGTCGGGCAGCCGACGTCGGTGTCCGTCACGGCTTCGGATTCAGACGGGGACGGCCTCTCCTACTCCTGGAGCGCCTCGTGCGCAGGCACCTGGAGCAACGCAAGTTCCAGCATCGCTCAATTCACGCCCTCGCTCGCGCCGGCCGAGGCCTGCAACAACTGCCGGCTGAGCATCTCCGTGTCCGACGGGCACGGAGGGCACAACACGGGCACTGTCGCCCTGTGTGTCAGCAACACGCCCCCCGTCCAGCACCTCGCGCCCGTCATCCTCCGCACCTACCGCTCCTCGGACACCGCCAATCCAGGCGATGTGCTCACCTACGAGATGGCCGCCAGCGACCCGCAGGGCTCCGCGCTCACCTTCTCCTGGGAGACCACTGCCGGCACGTTGGGCACGCCGACCGGCGACTCCACGCACAGCCGCATCACCTGGAGGGCCCCGTCCTGCGCCATCGCCGGCACGCCCCCTGTCGTGACCGTCACCGTCACGAATCTCTTCGGCCTCACTGCCACGCGAGGCTTCGAGGTGATGGGGCTTCCGGCGTGTTCCTTCACGGGTTGGACGACGACGGGCCCCATGGTCTCGGGTCGTTGGCTGCACACGGCGACGCTCCTGCCCAACGGAAGGGTGCTCGCCGCGGGAGGAATGGGGTTCAACCTGCTCGGGACCGCGGAGTTGTACGACCCGGCGACCGACACCTGGTCCGCGACAGGTTCCCTGAACTCCAGTCGTGAAAGTCACACGGCGACACTGCTGCCTGACGGCAGGGTGCTCGTCGCGGGGGGATCTGGCGGCAACTTCCTTGCGAGCGCGGAGGTGTACGACCCGGCGACCAGTATCTGGAGCATGACTGGTGCCATGGCTTCACCTCACTACATGCACACGGCGACACTGCTGCCCGACGGCAGGGTGCTCGTCGTCGGGGGATCCAGCGGAACTGGCGACCTCGCGACGGCGGAGCTCTACGACCCGTCCTCGGGCACCTGGAGCATGACGGGCGCCATGGCCCAGCAGCGCTCCGTGCACACGGAGACGCTCCTGCTCGACGGCAAGGTGCTCGTCACGGGAGGGCGCAACGGGACGGGCGATCTCGCGACAGCGGAGCTCTATGATCCATCCTCGGGTACCTGGAGCACGACAGGCGCCATGAGCGAACCTCGCGCCTACCATCGGGCGACACGACTGCCCGACGGCAGGGTGCTCATCACCGGCGGAGTCAGCGACGACGCCCTCATGACCGCGGAGGTGTATGACCCGGCCTTCGGGACGTGGAGCGCGGCGGGCCTCATGACCCAACGCCGCCTTGCTCACACCGCGACACTCCTGCCCGACGGCAAGGTGCTCATCGCGGGAGGCAGTAACAGCACCATCGGGCTGGCGACGGCGGAGGTTTACGACCCGGTCGCCGGCACGTGGAGTTCGACGGACACCATGGCCTCTGCTCGCGCGTGGCACACGGCGACGCTGCTGCCCAACGGCAAGGTGCTCGCCGCGGGGGTGGGCATTGGCGAGACCACGACGGCGGAGTTGTATACGCCCTGA
- a CDS encoding endonuclease/exonuclease/phosphatase family protein: MGDRVRIATFNLENFDEKPGSKPPLAERIALMRPQLLRVDADILCLQEVHGQMVDGHLELRALERLLHDTRYAGYHQVSTHVPGGTGPMTQRNLVILSRFEILEYAQHLNDLVPAPLYRMVTADPPEQNAAEIRWERPLLHARVRLPGGASLHIINLHLKSRIPTDIPNQKVNDFTWKSASAWAEGAFISMMRRVGQALEARRLVDQLFDADESALIAVCGDLNADSDEVPVEALRGDVENTSNPKLVRRVLVSCERSVPEPARYSLLHRGKGQMFDHILASRALLAAYQHTEIHNELLHDESIAFATDELYPESDHSPVIAEFQMMGA; this comes from the coding sequence ATGGGAGATCGAGTACGCATCGCCACGTTCAACCTGGAGAACTTCGACGAGAAGCCCGGGTCGAAGCCCCCGCTTGCCGAGCGTATCGCGTTGATGCGCCCCCAGTTGCTGCGGGTGGACGCTGACATCCTGTGCCTCCAGGAGGTGCACGGGCAGATGGTGGACGGGCACCTGGAGCTGCGTGCCCTGGAGCGCCTCCTCCATGACACGCGGTACGCCGGCTACCACCAGGTCTCCACCCACGTCCCTGGGGGCACTGGGCCGATGACGCAGCGCAACCTCGTCATCCTCTCGCGCTTCGAGATCCTCGAATACGCGCAACACCTCAATGATCTGGTGCCCGCCCCGCTCTACCGGATGGTGACGGCTGACCCTCCGGAGCAGAACGCGGCGGAGATCCGCTGGGAGCGCCCCCTGCTGCACGCCCGGGTGCGGCTGCCGGGTGGGGCCTCGCTCCACATCATCAACCTGCACCTCAAGTCACGCATCCCCACGGACATCCCCAACCAGAAGGTGAACGACTTCACCTGGAAGAGCGCCTCGGCGTGGGCGGAGGGGGCCTTCATCTCCATGATGAGGCGGGTGGGGCAAGCCCTGGAGGCGCGCCGCCTCGTGGACCAACTCTTCGACGCGGACGAGAGCGCCCTCATCGCCGTCTGCGGCGACCTCAACGCGGACTCCGACGAGGTGCCCGTCGAGGCGCTACGCGGGGACGTGGAGAACACGAGCAACCCCAAGCTGGTCAGGCGCGTGCTCGTCTCGTGCGAGCGCAGCGTCCCCGAGCCCGCTCGCTACTCGCTGCTGCACCGGGGCAAAGGCCAGATGTTCGACCACATCCTCGCTTCGCGCGCGCTGCTTGCGGCCTACCAGCACACGGAGATCCACAACGAGTTGCTGCACGACGAGTCCATTGCCTTCGCCACCGACGAGCTGTACCCCGAGTCGGACCACTCACCCGTCATCGCTGAGTTCCAGATGATGGGCGCATAG
- a CDS encoding IS3 family transposase (programmed frameshift) — protein MERRKRRSFTPEFRAEAVRLVREGTKSLPQVAKDLDLTESALRNWVNQAEAAEGKAAPGALSQAEREELVQLRRENRQLLMERDFLKKAGGLLREGLEVRFEFIDAQKAHFPIEFMCEQLGVSRSGFYAWKQRPESARQQEDQQLAEEVAKVHQESRGTYGSPRVHAEMRARGRKVSRKRVARLMKKQQLAARRKRRAVRTPDSNHENPVAPNVLERDFSPDQPNSTWATDITYVWTGEGWLYLAVVLDLFSRRVVGWSMSEHIDTQLVLGALEMALEGRQPPQGLIHHSDRGSQYASAEYRQALACRGIQCSMSRKGNCWDNAVVESFFSTLKMEPVYLTDFTTRHQARSALFEYIEVFYNRRRRHSGLGYLSPWEYERTALPAKLAA, from the exons ATGGAACGAAGGAAGAGACGGAGTTTCACGCCGGAGTTCAGGGCGGAGGCAGTCCGGCTGGTGCGTGAGGGGACGAAGTCATTGCCCCAGGTGGCCAAGGACCTGGACTTGACCGAGTCGGCGCTGAGGAACTGGGTGAATCAGGCTGAGGCAGCCGAGGGCAAGGCAGCCCCCGGAGCGCTCAGCCAGGCCGAGCGGGAGGAGTTGGTGCAGCTGCGGCGAGAGAACCGGCAGCTGCTAATGGAGCGCGACTTCCTAAAAAAAGCAG GCGGCCTTCTTCGCGAAGGACTCGAAGTGAGGTTCGAGTTCATCGACGCGCAGAAGGCCCACTTCCCCATCGAGTTCATGTGCGAGCAGCTGGGAGTGTCCCGTTCGGGTTTCTACGCCTGGAAACAGCGCCCGGAGTCCGCACGCCAGCAGGAGGACCAGCAGCTGGCCGAGGAGGTGGCGAAGGTGCACCAGGAGAGCCGAGGCACCTACGGCAGCCCCCGGGTGCATGCGGAGATGCGAGCCCGGGGCCGCAAGGTGAGCCGCAAGCGGGTGGCTCGGCTGATGAAGAAGCAGCAGCTGGCGGCCCGCAGGAAGCGTCGCGCGGTGCGCACCCCCGATTCCAACCACGAAAACCCGGTGGCTCCCAACGTGCTGGAGCGCGACTTCTCCCCCGACCAGCCCAACAGCACCTGGGCCACGGACATCACCTACGTGTGGACGGGCGAAGGCTGGCTGTACCTGGCCGTGGTGCTCGACTTGTTCTCACGCAGGGTGGTCGGCTGGTCCATGAGCGAGCACATCGACACCCAGCTGGTGCTCGGAGCCCTCGAGATGGCTCTGGAGGGGCGACAGCCGCCCCAAGGGCTCATCCACCACTCCGATCGCGGTAGCCAGTATGCCAGCGCCGAGTACCGGCAGGCACTGGCTTGCCGAGGCATCCAGTGCAGCATGTCCAGGAAGGGCAACTGCTGGGACAACGCCGTCGTGGAGAGCTTCTTCAGCACCCTGAAGATGGAGCCGGTCTACCTCACCGACTTCACCACCCGGCACCAAGCCCGCTCGGCGCTCTTCGAGTACATCGAGGTCTTCTACAACCGACGCCGGCGGCACTCGGGCCTGGGCTACTTGAGTCCTTGGGAGTATGAGCGGACCGCCCTACCTGCTAAGTTGGCAGCATAA
- a CDS encoding DUF2381 family protein: MSQPARLALVLAVLWGAAARGETPLSGRAKRERPVAVVGNPDEPLPEIRVAPDSLTLLWFPADIQPTTLTVDESRIRVLDTGKRSIIVQAAADFRADERHEIAVFFADGQAPARAAFVLVMDPAEVDSRIDVQRPEPPTGPCPADVQRADPRPEDFVLLGYVSDRGVQTTVIGKAIDSEQGFSSDPGVSYRGNGWVLADLWILNLPGRPPWTPRDVVLRGKGGTVLHGRVVTNAQGAVAPGDTVRVLGVFKEPPASAGLVVALEVLGDDGRSFVIPRVTLPMEGKQ, from the coding sequence TTGAGCCAACCTGCTAGATTGGCCCTTGTGCTCGCGGTCTTGTGGGGAGCTGCGGCACGGGGAGAGACGCCTTTGAGCGGTCGTGCGAAGCGAGAGCGGCCCGTCGCGGTCGTCGGCAACCCCGACGAGCCCCTGCCCGAGATCCGCGTCGCCCCGGATTCGCTCACGCTCCTATGGTTTCCCGCCGACATCCAGCCGACGACGCTGACGGTCGACGAGTCGCGGATCCGGGTGCTGGACACGGGCAAGCGCTCGATCATCGTCCAAGCTGCCGCCGACTTCCGGGCCGACGAGCGGCACGAGATCGCGGTCTTCTTCGCTGACGGGCAGGCGCCCGCTCGGGCGGCGTTCGTGCTCGTGATGGACCCGGCCGAAGTCGACTCGCGGATCGACGTGCAGCGCCCCGAGCCGCCGACCGGCCCCTGTCCGGCCGACGTGCAGCGCGCCGACCCCCGGCCCGAAGACTTCGTCTTGCTCGGCTACGTGAGCGACCGGGGCGTTCAGACCACCGTCATCGGGAAGGCGATCGACAGCGAGCAGGGTTTCTCTTCTGACCCGGGTGTTTCTTATCGCGGGAACGGGTGGGTGCTTGCCGACTTGTGGATCCTCAACCTGCCCGGTCGGCCCCCGTGGACACCGCGCGACGTGGTGCTGAGAGGCAAGGGGGGCACCGTCCTGCACGGGCGCGTCGTGACGAATGCGCAAGGCGCGGTTGCTCCCGGGGACACAGTGCGCGTGCTCGGCGTCTTCAAGGAACCGCCCGCGAGTGCTGGGCTTGTCGTCGCCCTGGAAGTGCTCGGGGATGACGGTCGCAGCTTCGTGATTCCGCGTGTGACGCTTCCGATGGAGGGCAAGCAATGA